One Oryza glaberrima chromosome 10, OglaRS2, whole genome shotgun sequence DNA segment encodes these proteins:
- the LOC127752646 gene encoding uncharacterized protein LOC127752646: MGDKLDLPENILRDYIPDIDKVKWILDNNHNITYFTEDDIRRITSNYKTKLGTGAFGEVYEGVLGEDRLVAVKRYIQVNKLDEFAKEVIVHTQVNHKNVVRLIGCCKDKNAPMIVLEYAANGSLNDCLYHADTPISLGTRLSIVIECAEALWCMHSMYNPIIHYDFKLSNILLDENLHAKISDFGISRILLTDNTNLTMNVRGSIGYMDPTFAREGRLTPKSDVYSFGVVLVELITKTKPADMEKDIVRRFVQASAKRKGAQELFDVGIANESNIKILEGIGKIAKDCMEEDIDKRPEMNDVAAHLRELRRTLEQGREKTSWQFFSGGRHDLKKENQQERSNFNSSTVFYKIKNLGIFKWNAIDNFKKNGGLILQNISNIKIFTKEEILNITQNFSTALSKSSSSDIYLGDLDDNTRVAVKIFTDVSGSREEFVGQLTIQSQVQHQNIVKLFGCCLEMDHPISVCEYVPNGPLSNYLVVEKGEETGARARSLLDMNTRHCIALGVANAIACLHEECLDKPFDGITPWEILLDAGFCSKLSKLTPTIIATRTVTTPILDKHKYVAPERFHLSHKPITASAKADVYSFGALLVEIIFGIRDIMFWEELAGSKEPFDFLNIVFPEAHLKQRIVDCLDPHIIQAEADDATRSVATAERMVITAMWCMQFNADRRPTMRKVIDMLEGTIDIAEPPHPIRSYVYDNMPALPCCNSDEDKPFIDSLPYFISDEDEFELL; encoded by the coding sequence ATGGGAGACAAATTAGACCTCCCAGAAAACATTCTTAGAGATTATATCCCAGACATTGACAAGGTAAAGTGGATATTGGACAACAATCACAACATAACTTACTTCACAGAAGATGATATTAGAAGAATAACAAGCAATTACAAGACCAAGCTTGGAACGGGTGCCTTTGGAGAGGTTTATGAAGGGGTTCTTGGGGAAGATCGTTTGGTTGCTGTGAAGAGATATATACAGGTGAATAAACTAGATGAGTTTGCTAAAGAAGTAATCGTCCATACGCAAGTCAATCATAAGAATGTAGTGAGGCTGATCGGGTGTTGTAAAGACAAAAATGCTCCAATGATTGTACTTGAGTATGCTGCTAATGGAAGCCTAAATGATTGTCTTTATCATGCTGACACTCCAATCTCCTTGGGCACAAGATTGAGCATTGTTATAGAATGCGCGGAAGCATTATGGTGCATGCACTCTATGTACAACCCCATCATTCATTATGATTTTAAACTGTCCAATATTCTTCTGGATGAGAACCTCCATGCAAAAATATCTGATTTTGGAATATCAAGGATTCTGTTGACAGATAACACAAATCTAACTATGAATGTGCGAGGGAGTATAGGCTACATGGATCCAACATTTGCAAGGGAGGGGCGCCTCACACCAAAAAGTGATGTGTACAGCTTCGGGGTTGTTCTTGTTGAACTCATTACGAAAACTAAGCCAGCTGACATGGAAAAGGATATCGTAAGAAGGTTTGTTCAAGCTTCTGCTAAACGGAAGGGTGCACAGGAGTTGTTTGATGTGGGCATTGCAAACGAGAGCAACATCAAAATTCTCGAGGGTATTGGGAAAATAGCAAAAGACTGCATGGAGGAGGACATTGATAAACGTCCTGAAATGAATGATGTGGCTGCACATCTCCGAGAGCTCAGGAGAACTCTTGAACAAGGGCGAGAAAAAACAAGTTGGCAATTCTTTTCTGGAGGTAGacatgatttgaaaaaagaGAACCAGCAAGAAAGAAGCAATTTCAACTCCAGCACAGTTTTCTATAAGATAAAGAATCTTGGCATTTTTAAGTGGAACGCAATCGATAATTTTAAGAAGAACGGTGGACTGATACTACAAAACATCAGCAACATAAAGATTTTCACGAAGGAGGAAATACTGAATATCACACAGAACTTCTCAACCGCTCTGAGTAAAAGCTCTAGTAGTGACATCTACTTGGGAGACCTTGATGACAATACCAGAGTGGCAGTGAAGATTTTCACTGACGTGAGTGGATCTCGTGAGGAGTTTGTTGGGCAACTGACCATCCAATCTCAAGTGCAACATCAGAACATTGTCAAGCTCTTTGGTTGTTGCCTGGAGATGGATCATCCGATTTCAGTGTGTGAATATGTGCCCAATGGTCCCCTTAGCAATTACCTAGTTGTGGAGAAGGGTGAAGAAACAGGGGCAAGGGCAAGGTCGCTCTTGGATATGAACACACGTCACTGTATTGCGTTGGGGGTGGCGAACGCGATAGCATGCCTGCACGAGGAGTGCCTGGACAAACCATTTGATGGCATCACGCCGTGGGAAATTCTCCTGGACGCCGGCTTTTGCTCCAAGTTGTCCAAGCTAACGCCTACAATAATTGCAACTAGAACCGTTACAACTCCCATCCTAGATAAGCACAAGTATGTGGCACCGGAGAGGTTCCATTTGTCCCACAAACCCATCACTGCGAGCGCTAAGGCTGATGTCTATAGTTTCGGTGCACTGCTGGTGGAGATCATCTTTGGCATCCGCGACATCATGTTCTGGGAGGAGTTGGCAGGCAGCAAGGAACCATTTGACTTTCTCAATATAGTGTTCCCAGAAGCTCATCTAAAGCAGCGAATTGTGGACTGCCTGGATCCACACATTATCCAGGCAGAGGCTGATGATGCTACCAGAAGTGTGGCCACTGCAGAGCGCATGGTGATAACGGCCATGTGGTGTATGCAATTCAATGCAGACCGTCGTCCCACCATGCGGAAGGTCATTGACATGCTTGAGGGCACCATCGACATCGCTGAACCACCCCATCCCATTCGGTCCTATGTGTATGACAATATGCCTGCTCTGCCATGCTGTAATAGTGATGAAGATAAGCCATTTATTGACAGTTTGCCATATTTTATTAGTGATGAAGATGAGTTTGAATTATTGTAA
- the LOC127752647 gene encoding 26S proteasome non-ATPase regulatory subunit 4 homolog, translating to MAFRTLSDELKNVSSFKSSAPKTHTSFSSFLCKQSNLVEHHTPRPLLHSSSLLRRRGHGARARVQATVICVDDSEWMRNGDYPPTRLQAQEDAANLVAGTKMASNPENTVGVLAMAGDRVRVLLAPTSDPVKFLACMHGLEASGEANLTATLNIAELVLKNRPDKRLSQRIVVFVGSPVKDEKLETIGKKLKKYNVSLDVVEFGESDDEKPEKLEALVAAVGGSSHIVHIPPGEDLRAVLANTPIITGDEGGGAAAGGASRYEYNVDPNVDPEFAEAPRLSEIERQEAAAGGASRYEYADPELAEAFRLAAGEPSTSNTDTVLLESDSDTYVPFHEFIQNNPFVTGAESASDRPADDERATEEGFRMIREALARSANSAHAEISDNSSSGQELELG from the exons AACGTCTCGTCGTTCAAATCGTCCGCACCAAAAACCCACACCTCCTTTTCCTCCTTCCTCTGCAAGCAAAGCAACCTGGTCGAACACCACACGCCGCGCcccctcctccactcctcctctctcctccgccgccgcggccatggtGCTCGAGCTCGAG TGCAGGCGACGGTGATATGCGTGGACGACTCCGAGTGGATGCGGAACGGCGACTACCCGCCGACGCGGCTCCAGGCGCAGGAGGACGCCGccaacctcgtcgccggcacCAAAATGGCG TCGAACCCGGAGAACACGGTCGGGGTGCTGGCCATGGCAGGGGACAGAGTGCGCGTGCTCCTCGCGCCCACCAGCGACCCCGTCAAGTTCCTCGCCTGCATGCACG GGCTGGAAGCTAGTGGTGAAGCAAATCTGACTGCTACTCTAAATATTGCTGAACTGGTACTTAAAAATCGTCCCGACAAAAGACTGAGTCAGAGGATAGTTGTTTTTGTTGGCAG CCCTGTAAAAGATGAAAAGTTAGAGACAATTGGAAAAAAGCTGAAGAAGTATAATGTTTCTCTTGATGTTGTTGAATTTGGTGAATCTGACGATGAAAAGCCTGAGAAACTAGAAGCTCTTGTTGCTGCAGTTGGTGGCAGCAGCCACATAGTTCACATCCCACCTGGGGAAGATCTTCGTGCCGTCCTTGCCAA TACACCGATAATTACTGGAGATGAAGGAGGGGGTGCTGCAGCCGGTGGAGCATCTAGATATGAATACAATGTTGACCCAAATGTGGATCCAGAGTTTGCAGAAGCACCTCGTTTATCAGAGATAGAAAGGCAAGAAGCTGCAGCCGGTGGAGCATCTAGATATGAATACGCGGATCCAGAGTTAGCAGAAGCATTTCGTTTGGCTGCAGGGGAACCTTCAACCTCAAACACTGATACTGTTCTCTTGGAATCTGACTCAGACACTTATGTTCCTTTTCATGAGTTCATACAAAATAATCCTTTTGTGACTGGAGCGGAATCTGCCTCAGATAGACCTGCTGACGATGAGAGGGCAACG GAAGAAGGGTTCCGTATGATACGAGAAGCTCTTGCAAGGTCTGCAAATTCAGCACACGCTGAAATATCAGACAATTCCTCATCTGGGCAGGAGTTGGAATTAGGTTAG